A stretch of DNA from Microcoleus sp. AS-A8:
CGCGTGGGATCGAATGAAATATTAGCAGCACACCGAGACAGTACCTTAGCGCGGGTGGAAGGACAAGAACTCGTGCTAGCGGTGCAAGACACAACAGAATTAGATTTCAGCTCACAGCCTTGTAAGCAGGGGTTAGGCGCGTTAAGTAAGAAAGACGCTCACGGGCTAAAAGTGCATTCGGTACTATGCGTTAGTCCCTTGGGCGTACCGTTGGGAGTGCTGCATCAAAAAGTATGGGCAAGAGAGAAAAACAGACGGACGACGGGGCATCAAGACCGGAAAAGGGCGATTGAGCAAAAAGAAAGTCACCGTTGGCTGGAGAGCTTGGAACTAACCCAGCAATGGATTCCTCAAGACAAGCAAGTGGTGACAGTAGCCGATCGGGAAGCCGATATCTATGAGTTATTTGCACTACCACGCCGAGAAGGGTCAGAGTTTTTGATACATGCCTGTCAGCCTCGTGGTGTGAAGCAGACAGCGACAGATATAGATATAAAGAGCTTGCAGGAAGCGATCGGGCAAACAGCAGCGTGCGGTGAGCTGACATTGGAGTTGCAACGGACTCCCAAGCGAAAAGCAAGAACAGCGACATTGACAGTACGTATAAGCAGCCTAGAATTGCAACCACCACTTCATCACCCACAGCGCAATAGCCTCAAACCTGTAAAAGTTCAAGTCGTATGGGCAATTGAAGAGATGCCCCCAGTTGGAGAAAAGGCGATCGCTTGGTTATTGTTAACAACGTTAGAAGTTACTTCCTTGGAGCAAGCTGAAAGATGTTTGCGTTGGTACACTTACCGTTGGCTGATTGAACGCTACCATTACACACTCAAGAGTGGCTGTCGTTTAGAGCAGTTGCAACTAGAGAGAGCTGACCGTTTGGAGAGAGCGTTAGCGACGTATGCGATTGTCGCTTGGCGGTTACTGTGGTTGACCTACGAAGCGCGATGCCATCCAGAGGAAAGTATCGAGGGAATATTACCGGCGCACTATTGGCAGGCACTCTACTGTCATATCTATCAAACGACGGTACTACCAAACGATCCGCCTACCCTGGCAGACTGCGTGCGTTGGATAGCGCGATTAGGCGGGTTTTTGGGTCGCCGACAGGATGGAGAACCGGGAGTAAAAACGTTGTGGTTGGGACTGCAACGATTGCATGACATG
This window harbors:
- a CDS encoding IS4 family transposase — encoded protein: MSWAAEELKTVNLGDKRRNRRLIKIVEDLSAMPIASVTQAARDGAAVQGIYEFWGNVRVGSNEILAAHRDSTLARVEGQELVLAVQDTTELDFSSQPCKQGLGALSKKDAHGLKVHSVLCVSPLGVPLGVLHQKVWAREKNRRTTGHQDRKRAIEQKESHRWLESLELTQQWIPQDKQVVTVADREADIYELFALPRREGSEFLIHACQPRGVKQTATDIDIKSLQEAIGQTAACGELTLELQRTPKRKARTATLTVRISSLELQPPLHHPQRNSLKPVKVQVVWAIEEMPPVGEKAIAWLLLTTLEVTSLEQAERCLRWYTYRWLIERYHYTLKSGCRLEQLQLERADRLERALATYAIVAWRLLWLTYEARCHPEESIEGILPAHYWQALYCHIYQTTVLPNDPPTLADCVRWIARLGGFLGRRQDGEPGVKTLWLGLQRLHDMASIWQLMVANAS